From Nerophis lumbriciformis linkage group LG38, RoL_Nlum_v2.1, whole genome shotgun sequence, the proteins below share one genomic window:
- the hemk1 gene encoding MTRF1L release factor glutamine methyltransferase produces the protein MWRKTVSAVNTFLEGRSSGVKELWGACAVRPCSTETSPAARMTARQAADFWRRRFEVKSMTEPDLSSHYIIAHVLGAKTIQSVDPERLSAFLTQEETEQIWTLCKRRLSSMPVQYVIEEWDFRDLTLKMKPPVFIPRPETEVLVELVLKDLQRKNDGRRGSPTCLEVGCGSGAISLSLLKSLPQLTAIALDQSLDAVELTKENASRLGLQDRLKVYHVDVMENADTVLKLCRNVTALVSNPPYLFTEDLSSLEPEIFRFEDHAALDGGKDGLKVIQKILTLAPHILADDGHVYLEVEPRHPGIIGQWVETNVKQLHLVETHHDISSRPRFCILQRKKSNVHTLDLD, from the exons ATGTGGAGGAAGACAGTGAGTGCAGTAAATACTTTTTTAGAGGGAAGGAGTAGCGGAGTTAAG GAACTGTGGGGTGCCTGTGCAGTGCGACCATGCAGTACCGAGACATCTCCTGCAGCCAGGATGACCGCAAGACAGGCTGCAGACTTTTGGAGGAGACGCTTTGAGGTCAAAAGTATGACAGAACCTGACCTCTCCAGCCACTACATCATCGCTCATGTGCTCGGGGCTAAAACT ATTCAAAGTGTTGATCCGGAGCGATTGTCCGCCTTTCTCACTCAAGAGGAAACAGAGCAAATATGGACGCTCTGCAAGAGGCGCCTTTCCAG CATGCCTGTGCAATATGTGATTGAGGAGTGGGACTTCAGAGATCTGACACTGAAGATGAAGCCTCCTGTGTTCATCCCACGACCAGAAACAGAG GTGTTGGTAGAACTGGTACTGAAGGATCTGCAGAGGAAAAACGACGGCAGACGAGGCTCACCTACATGTTTGGAAGTGGGATGCGGCTCTGGGGCCATTTCTCTCAGCCTGCTCAAGAGCCTGCCTCAG CTTACAGCCATTGCACTAGATCAAAGTCTGGATGCTGTGGAACTGACAAAAGAAAATGCATCAAG GCTGGGACTTCAAGATAGATTAAAGGTTTATCATGTGGATGTCATGGAAA ATGCGGACACTGTGTTGAAGCTGTGCCGCAACGTGACTGCATTAGTCAGCAACCCTCCTTATCTCTTCACGGAGGATTTGTCATCACTGGAACCGGAAATTTTTAG GTTTGAGGACCACGCCGCTTTGGACGGAGGCAAGGACGGCTTGAAAGTAATCCAGAAGATTCTGACTCTGGCTCCACACATTCTGGCAGACGACGG CCATGTTTACTTGGAGGTGGAGCCCAGACACCCCGGGATCATTGGGCAGTGGGTGGAGACCAACGTGAAGCAGCTGCATTTGGTGGAGACGCATCACGACATCAGCAGCAG GCCCCGATTTTGCATCCTTCAGAGAAAGAAGTCCAATGTCCACACGCTGGACCTGGATTGA